In Deltaproteobacteria bacterium, one genomic interval encodes:
- a CDS encoding 2Fe-2S iron-sulfur cluster binding domain-containing protein yields the protein MVNLVIDGKNIQAKKGTTLLAVARENGIDIPTLCSHESVENSGACRLCVVEITKGKTKKIVTSCLYKAEDGLMVETGNERVLKVRKFVMQLLMARCPTSGVIRDLAVKMGVVPEPRFKPNEDGKKCIMCRLCVQVCEHVVGVSALGFAFRGTDKALGTPFREPSSVCIGCGSCAYICPTQQIVMTSTEDTRSICGRTFKMRACSVCGRYFAPEDQLAFISEKTGVSVEDLSVCVSCR from the coding sequence ATGGTCAATTTAGTCATCGATGGTAAAAATATTCAGGCGAAAAAAGGGACGACTCTTCTTGCGGTTGCCAGGGAGAATGGAATCGATATCCCCACCCTGTGTTCCCATGAATCTGTCGAGAACTCCGGCGCATGTCGTCTTTGCGTCGTTGAGATTACCAAGGGAAAGACAAAGAAGATCGTCACTTCCTGCCTCTATAAGGCGGAGGATGGTCTTATGGTCGAGACAGGGAATGAACGGGTGCTGAAGGTTCGAAAGTTCGTCATGCAGCTTCTCATGGCTCGATGTCCCACCTCCGGTGTTATCCGTGATCTCGCGGTAAAGATGGGTGTTGTTCCTGAACCCAGGTTCAAGCCCAATGAAGACGGGAAAAAGTGTATCATGTGCCGCCTTTGCGTGCAGGTCTGCGAGCATGTTGTTGGCGTGAGTGCGTTGGGATTCGCTTTCCGTGGCACGGACAAGGCTTTGGGAACTCCTTTCCGTGAACCCTCATCTGTGTGTATCGGATGTGGGAGCTGTGCCTACATCTGTCCCACGCAACAAATTGTGATGACATCCACAGAGGACACGCGCTCCATCTGCGGCCGTACCTTCAAGATGAGAGCCTGCTCGGTTTGCGGACGGTACTTCGCGCCGGAAGACCAACTGGCTTTTATCAGCGAAAAAACAGGTGTGTCCGTGGAAGATCTGTCGGTTTGTGTCAGTTGCCGGTGA
- a CDS encoding 4Fe-4S binding protein: MATNSIAAGSDKVYQAMADEIKARNLKFQLTKTGSMGLDSMEPLVEFVVPNKPKLSFAKVTAEKVPALLDQVINLHLDTETPFYRVDEQENILTGEKTFYCTGKVPRILRDIPLIDAIPYYAKQVKIATRNCGIIDPENLEEYVARGGYFALYKTLTEMSPDGIIEEVIASGLRGRGGGGFSTGWKWRSCRDAEGTVKYVICNGDEGDPGAYMDRSVMEGDPHSVIEGMIIGAYAIGATQGYIYVRNEYPLAVANLTKALAKARDAGLLGKNIFGSGFSFDIRISKGAGAFVCGESTALIASMEGKAGEPRAKYTHTVEHGLWDRPTNINNVETWTNVPVIMARGADWFSSIGTKTSSGTKVFSLVGKVNNIGLVEVAMGTTIREIVHDIGGGVPQGKTFKAVQTGGPSGGCIPGSLIDLPVGFEELGEAGSMMGSGGMIVMDDTTCMVDIAKYFLDFLAKESCGKCTPCRDGVRRMRDILEDICNGHGEEGDVELLKGMSEAMIDGSHCALGGSAPNPVLSTLRYFQDEYEAHILDKKCPAGVCKALIHFHVVADKCTGCVKCKKVCPTRAIQGNRKEVHEIDQTLCIQCRACYEVCAFDAIIIE, translated from the coding sequence ATGGCGACCAACAGCATTGCTGCGGGATCTGATAAAGTTTACCAAGCGATGGCCGATGAGATTAAAGCCAGAAACCTGAAATTTCAGTTGACCAAAACGGGCAGTATGGGATTGGATTCTATGGAGCCCTTGGTTGAATTTGTGGTTCCAAACAAACCAAAGCTTTCTTTTGCGAAGGTAACGGCGGAAAAAGTTCCCGCTCTGCTTGACCAGGTCATCAACCTGCATTTGGATACGGAAACGCCTTTTTATCGGGTTGATGAACAGGAAAATATTCTGACGGGTGAAAAGACGTTTTATTGTACAGGAAAAGTGCCCCGGATATTACGCGATATTCCCTTGATAGATGCAATTCCATACTATGCAAAACAGGTGAAAATTGCCACGCGTAACTGCGGAATAATCGATCCGGAAAACTTGGAAGAATATGTTGCCCGTGGCGGATACTTCGCCCTCTATAAGACCCTGACGGAAATGAGCCCCGACGGTATTATTGAAGAGGTTATTGCCTCAGGACTGCGTGGGCGGGGCGGTGGTGGATTCTCCACGGGATGGAAGTGGCGATCCTGTCGGGATGCCGAGGGAACCGTCAAGTATGTGATCTGCAATGGCGATGAAGGTGACCCCGGGGCCTATATGGATCGAAGCGTAATGGAGGGGGATCCCCACAGCGTGATTGAGGGAATGATCATCGGTGCCTATGCAATCGGTGCCACCCAGGGTTATATCTATGTTAGAAACGAGTATCCCCTGGCCGTCGCGAATCTGACAAAAGCTCTTGCCAAAGCAAGAGATGCGGGACTTCTCGGAAAAAATATTTTTGGCAGTGGGTTTTCCTTCGATATTAGGATCAGCAAGGGTGCAGGAGCTTTTGTGTGCGGCGAATCTACGGCCTTGATTGCCTCTATGGAGGGTAAGGCGGGTGAACCGAGAGCGAAGTATACCCACACGGTTGAGCATGGTCTTTGGGACCGGCCAACCAATATAAACAACGTTGAGACCTGGACAAACGTTCCGGTCATCATGGCTCGCGGTGCTGACTGGTTTTCCTCAATCGGCACGAAGACAAGCTCAGGAACGAAAGTCTTTTCTCTGGTTGGCAAAGTCAACAATATCGGACTTGTGGAAGTGGCTATGGGGACGACCATTCGAGAAATTGTCCATGATATCGGAGGCGGTGTTCCTCAGGGAAAAACCTTCAAAGCCGTTCAGACCGGCGGGCCATCGGGTGGTTGCATCCCGGGATCACTGATCGATCTGCCTGTTGGCTTTGAAGAGTTGGGCGAGGCAGGTTCAATGATGGGTTCCGGTGGTATGATTGTCATGGATGATACGACCTGCATGGTGGATATTGCCAAATACTTTCTTGATTTTCTGGCCAAAGAATCCTGCGGCAAATGTACTCCCTGTCGGGACGGAGTCCGGAGAATGCGGGATATTCTGGAAGACATCTGTAACGGGCACGGTGAAGAAGGGGATGTCGAGTTGCTGAAGGGTATGTCCGAAGCGATGATTGATGGGTCGCACTGTGCCTTGGGTGGCAGTGCGCCGAATCCGGTATTGAGTACCCTGCGTTATTTTCAGGATGAATACGAAGCCCATATCCTGGATAAAAAATGTCCCGCCGGTGTTTGTAAGGCTCTCATTCATTTCCATGTGGTAGCGGACAAATGCACGGGATGTGTGAAGTGTAAAAAAGTGTGTCCTACCCGTGCGATCCAGGGAAACAGAAAAGAGGTTCATGAAATTGATCAGACCCTGTGCATTCAGTGCCGTGCCTGCTACGAGGTCTGTGCATTCGATGCCATAATTATAGAGTAA
- the nuoE gene encoding NADH-quinone oxidoreductase subunit NuoE encodes MNSEIEVQAKVKKIVDRYEGDKSALIAILQEIQDEYRYLPKEALVFIQQEMDIPLSRVYEVATFYDAFSLKPRGRFVVEVCTGTACHVQGGINLLETLERHLRIQCGETTERGDFSLERVGCLGCCSLAPVIRVGDDIQPYLTQNKIPRILRTYMAKKQGRKRG; translated from the coding sequence ATGAATAGTGAAATTGAAGTGCAGGCAAAAGTAAAAAAAATCGTTGACAGGTATGAGGGGGATAAGAGTGCGCTTATCGCCATCCTGCAGGAGATACAGGACGAGTATCGCTATCTGCCCAAAGAGGCCCTGGTCTTCATCCAGCAAGAGATGGACATTCCCCTGTCGCGTGTGTATGAGGTGGCAACGTTTTATGATGCTTTCAGTTTGAAACCTCGGGGACGTTTTGTCGTGGAAGTCTGTACAGGTACGGCCTGCCATGTTCAAGGAGGAATCAATCTTCTGGAAACCCTGGAGCGGCATCTCCGTATTCAGTGTGGCGAAACAACGGAGAGGGGTGATTTTTCCCTTGAACGGGTGGGTTGTCTTGGTTGTTGCAGCCTGGCCCCCGTCATCAGGGTGGGAGACGATATACAGCCGTACCTGACCCAAAACAAAATTCCCAGAATTTTGAGAACATATATGGCGAAGAAGCAGGGGAGGAAACGTGGGTAA
- a CDS encoding pyruvate synthase subunit beta, whose protein sequence is MGNFDLYAPKLVDREEYFSPGHRACQGCGEALAVRLMCKALGKDTVIINATGCMEVVSSLYPTTAWKLPWIHVAFPNAAAVGSGVEAGLKALRRKGRIPDRDVKAVAMGGDGGTLDIGIQALSGAMERGHDLLYVCFDNEAYMNTGIQRSSATPFGASTTTAPPGAVSMGNKTWKKNLPEIMVAHNIPYVATACNSYPLDFINKVQKAKAIKGPSYIHCLSVCPTGWRSPSETCIKMGRLAVETGVFPLYEVENGKYNMTVSMPETLRPIEDYIKHQGRFRHLSPEQIRIFQDRTNLEYKKLLDKIEHSRSWDEISAE, encoded by the coding sequence ATCGGAAATTTTGACCTTTATGCGCCAAAGCTGGTTGATCGTGAAGAGTACTTCTCACCCGGCCATCGTGCTTGTCAGGGCTGTGGGGAGGCACTGGCCGTTCGCCTGATGTGCAAAGCTCTAGGGAAAGATACCGTGATCATAAACGCGACGGGATGCATGGAAGTTGTATCCAGTCTCTACCCGACAACGGCCTGGAAATTGCCTTGGATCCATGTAGCCTTTCCAAATGCTGCGGCGGTAGGTTCCGGTGTTGAGGCAGGTTTAAAAGCCTTGCGTCGCAAAGGTAGAATTCCAGATCGCGATGTTAAAGCCGTGGCGATGGGTGGCGATGGCGGGACACTCGACATAGGCATCCAGGCCCTGTCCGGTGCCATGGAACGAGGCCATGATCTGCTCTATGTGTGTTTTGATAACGAAGCCTATATGAACACCGGCATCCAGCGCTCCAGCGCAACCCCCTTCGGGGCCTCCACCACAACGGCCCCCCCTGGTGCGGTGAGCATGGGGAATAAAACGTGGAAGAAAAACCTACCGGAAATTATGGTGGCCCACAACATTCCTTATGTGGCAACTGCCTGTAATAGTTATCCTCTGGATTTTATTAACAAAGTGCAGAAAGCCAAAGCCATCAAGGGGCCGTCTTACATTCATTGCCTGTCGGTTTGCCCCACGGGGTGGCGGTCACCTTCCGAAACCTGTATTAAAATGGGCCGGCTCGCAGTCGAAACGGGAGTCTTTCCTCTTTATGAAGTTGAAAACGGTAAGTATAACATGACGGTCAGTATGCCGGAAACGCTCAGGCCTATTGAGGATTATATCAAGCACCAAGGTCGATTTCGCCATCTTTCTCCGGAACAGATTAGGATCTTCCAGGATAGGACAAATCTTGAGTACAAGAAGTTATTGGACAAAATTGAACATTCAAGGTCTTGGGACGAGATATCGGCTGAGTAG
- the porA gene encoding pyruvate ferredoxin oxidoreductase: MGERKGMEIALAAAEAVALCKPDVIAAYPITPNTHIPEHLSDIVAEGRLDAEFICVESEHSALSACMGASGAGARAFTATSSQGLLYMAEVMPIASSMRLPIVMALGNRSLSGPLSIWNDHSDIMSQRDTGWISLFAANGQEVIDMMIQAFKIAEDRNVMLPINVNLDGFQLTHVVEVMDFPLQEEVDDFLPIYQPYASLHPDHPCSMGALGLPEIYAEATKAREAAMVNSKETILKVWDEWERHFGRRYDPVQSYKIEGAEIAMLTMGSMSDTAEVAIDALRAQGVPIGLLKLMLWRPFPYDELKKAVKGVKSLIVKDRCVSFGGPGGPVASEIRSALYNEPRRPDITNYIFGLGGRDVAVEDFIKMIDKVRFADKRTPKEHYEFYGVRGE, from the coding sequence ATGGGAGAACGTAAAGGGATGGAAATAGCGCTTGCTGCGGCCGAGGCAGTTGCCCTTTGCAAGCCCGATGTCATTGCTGCCTATCCGATTACACCCAACACACATATACCGGAACATCTTTCGGATATAGTCGCTGAGGGGAGGCTGGACGCAGAATTTATCTGCGTCGAGTCGGAGCATTCGGCACTGAGCGCCTGCATGGGGGCCTCCGGTGCAGGTGCGAGGGCTTTTACCGCCACGAGTTCTCAGGGACTGCTTTATATGGCGGAGGTCATGCCCATTGCATCCTCGATGCGGTTGCCCATCGTCATGGCTTTGGGAAATCGATCCCTGTCCGGGCCGTTAAGTATATGGAACGATCATTCCGATATCATGTCGCAACGCGATACGGGGTGGATTTCCCTGTTTGCGGCAAATGGACAGGAAGTGATCGATATGATGATCCAAGCGTTTAAAATTGCGGAAGACCGTAATGTCATGCTGCCCATCAACGTCAACTTGGATGGCTTCCAGTTGACGCATGTGGTGGAGGTCATGGATTTTCCTCTCCAGGAAGAGGTCGATGATTTTCTGCCGATTTATCAACCGTACGCATCGCTGCATCCTGATCACCCTTGTTCGATGGGAGCCTTGGGATTACCGGAAATTTATGCCGAAGCGACAAAGGCAAGGGAAGCGGCGATGGTGAATTCCAAAGAAACGATTCTGAAGGTTTGGGATGAGTGGGAAAGGCATTTCGGTCGCCGTTATGATCCGGTGCAATCATACAAGATAGAAGGTGCGGAAATAGCCATGCTGACCATGGGCTCCATGAGCGATACCGCAGAGGTGGCCATCGATGCCTTACGAGCGCAAGGTGTGCCCATCGGCCTCTTGAAACTGATGCTTTGGCGTCCCTTCCCGTATGACGAACTCAAAAAGGCAGTGAAGGGAGTTAAATCACTAATTGTGAAGGACCGTTGTGTATCTTTTGGCGGTCCCGGCGGGCCTGTTGCATCTGAAATCCGCTCGGCTCTTTACAATGAACCCAGGCGGCCTGATATTACAAATTATATCTTTGGTTTGGGTGGACGTGATGTCGCTGTGGAAGACTTCATTAAAATGATTGACAAGGTCCGTTTTGCCGACAAGAGAACGCCCAAGGAACATTACGAATTTTATGGAGTGAGGGGAGAATGA
- a CDS encoding 4Fe-4S binding protein codes for MANKKWPEDWQDVTPGCIVFEAGNASQYHTGSWRAQRPIWDNEKCIKCGVCYIYCPEGCIIEREDGFFEANLDYCKGCGICAHECWPLAIKMVEEG; via the coding sequence ATGGCGAATAAAAAATGGCCGGAAGATTGGCAGGATGTGACCCCTGGATGTATCGTTTTCGAAGCCGGGAACGCGAGTCAATACCATACTGGCAGTTGGCGGGCACAGCGTCCCATATGGGATAATGAGAAGTGCATTAAATGTGGGGTGTGTTACATCTACTGTCCTGAGGGTTGTATTATCGAGAGGGAAGATGGTTTTTTTGAGGCGAATCTCGATTATTGTAAGGGTTGTGGCATTTGTGCCCACGAGTGCTGGCCCCTTGCCATCAAGATGGTTGAGGAGGGTTAG
- a CDS encoding pyruvate synthase, giving the protein MIEIRWHGRGGQGAVTSVELLALAAIGEGKYAQGFPSFGPERRGAPVAAFNRVDSQRIRIRSGIYHPDVVVVLDEGLIGLVNLTEGLKPDGKLIVNTAKTAAEIKKILNYSGSVAVVDATEIAWEELGVPITNTTMLGALVKVTGVVNLDSLKEPVERRFGRIALKNLMALKRAYDKVKVK; this is encoded by the coding sequence ATGATTGAAATAAGATGGCATGGCAGAGGAGGTCAGGGGGCGGTGACGTCTGTTGAATTGCTTGCCCTTGCGGCCATTGGGGAAGGGAAGTATGCTCAGGGCTTTCCGAGTTTTGGTCCGGAAAGACGTGGAGCCCCGGTCGCAGCCTTCAATCGCGTTGATTCGCAACGCATCCGGATCAGGTCAGGAATCTATCATCCTGACGTGGTGGTGGTTCTCGATGAGGGACTGATTGGATTGGTTAATCTCACAGAGGGCTTAAAGCCCGATGGCAAATTGATTGTCAATACAGCCAAGACGGCCGCCGAAATTAAAAAAATCCTCAATTATTCCGGTTCGGTTGCCGTAGTCGATGCAACAGAAATTGCCTGGGAAGAGTTGGGGGTGCCTATTACCAACACGACCATGCTGGGTGCTCTGGTCAAGGTTACGGGTGTTGTCAACTTGGATTCATTGAAAGAACCCGTGGAGCGCCGGTTCGGCCGTATCGCCTTGAAAAATCTGATGGCACTGAAGCGGGCTTATGACAAAGTTAAGGTTAAATGA